The Persephonella sp. KM09-Lau-8 nucleotide sequence TTCCTTGAAAATATTTTTCAATTTTTTCTTTTAGTTTCTCACCTAAAATCTCAATATTTTCATCTCTAACCTGTATATCTTCTGACTTTATTCCTTCTTTAAGCCTTTTTTTTAGTATATTAAATATCTCTCCTCCTGATTTTTGTATTGGAAATATTTAGTTTTGCTTATATTTTATTATTATAATTTTAAAAATTGTTGAGTAAAAATGGTAAGCGTGATGAAAACATTAAATTTGAAAATTAGCGATAAACTTTATCGGGAAATTGAAATTTTAAGTAAAGAAAAAGGGAAAAATCCTGAGGAAATAGCAGTAGAATTATTATCACAGGCTATAGAAGAAGATATCCTTTTGAAAAAAGCTAAAAAAATTATAGAAGAAGAAAAAGATTTACTAAAAAAGTTAGCCTAAATGTTTTCTACTAAACTCGTAAAAGAAATTCATAAGGAAATTATCCGTTCTACAGGCGGAAGTTTTGGTATTAGAGATGAAAATCTTCTTGAAAGTTCTTTAAAAGTTCCTTTTCAAACATTCGGTAAAGAAGATTTATATGAAACAGCTATAGAGAAAGCTGCAAAATTATTGGAAACTATTATAAAAAACCATCCTTTTATTGATGGAAATAAAAGAGTAGCTTATGTTCTTTTTAGGTTATTTTTAGAAGAAAATGGATATGTTTTAACTGCTACAGAAGAAGAAAAATATAACCTGATTATGAGTATAGCATCAGGAAAAATTCCTTATAAGCAGATTGTTGAATGGACAAGAAGGCATTCCAGTAAAATTCAATCCTAAAATTTTAGCTTTAAATCTTTTATTGAGTTCACCAGAGGAAGTCATCAAAAATTTTTTTACAAGTCATTTCCGGTATAAGATAAATTAAGGCTTTTGTTAAATCTACTTCCTGATAGTGCTTTATTTTGTGAAATAAATACTCCCAGAGCTCCAAATGTATAATCAACATCTTGAAGCAACAATGTAAATTCATTTAGATTAAACATAATTCTTTTCAATAGTCTGGAAGTAAGAGGAGTATGGATAAAAGTATGCTCTCCTGAAGTTTAAATTATAATATAATTTATAATAAAAAATCCCCCGAAGGGGAAAGGAGGGAGAGGGGAGGAGGTTTAGGAGAAAACTCGGGCTTCCTTGTTATTTTTATTATAGATAGTCAATGTGAAATAGCTGTGAAACTTAAAAGTATTCATATATTAATATTTTCATAGCCTCAGGCAAGGTTTTATCTGGAGTTTTGAAATTTTTGAACTTAGAAGTGAATTTAAATCTTCAACATCTAAACTTAATAGACTTTTTCAAGATAATATAGCTTAAAACCTACTTTACGGAACATCTAATTTCTTTAAATTATTTTAGGAACCTATTTAATCTTAAATTAGTTCTGATTGCGATTTGATAAATCTAATTTGTTCTATATAAAATTTAGCCTTCTTCTTTTTCCTTTTCTTCAATCTCTTTAAGGGCTTTTTCAAAATCGCTTATATCCTGAAATTCATTGTATACAGATTTAAATCTTAGATATGCTACAGGGTCTATTTTTTTGAGTTTTTCCTGAACCAGGTCTCCTATCTCTGTGCTTTCTACAACTAATTTTCCTTCCTCAAGCAGATATTTCTCTATCTCATCTGCTATTTCAATCATCTGTTTTTCAGATACAGGTCTATTTTTGGAAGCAAGACGAATTCCTCTTATAATCTTGTCTTTATTGAATGCTTCTGTTGTTCCATTTTTCTTTTTAACTATAATTTTTTCTTCTTCGTATCTTTCATAGGTTGTAAATCTAAAACCACAATCAAGGCATTCTCTTCTTCTTCGTATTACAGTCCCATCTTTAGACTGCCTTGTATCTACAACCTTATCTTCAAGTGAGCCGCAATTTGGACATTTCATTCGGTTTTATCTTCCTCCTTAACTTCTTTGTAAGATAATCCATAATAAACAAAATGCCCCTGAATTTTGTATTCTTTGTTTAAATAAAACTTTGATACTACATCTGCTTTTGCGTCTTCTGCGGTATAGATGTAATACTCTAAAAGTGCATCATGTCCTTTTATCCATAATCCAAGTGGCTGAATTTTTATCTGTGGAAAAACTTTTAAAATAATCTCATAGTATTTTTTGATATTTTCTTTTCCTACAAGTGTTAATGTCTCAGGATATATCTCTTTAATTTTTGGGTCATAAAGTTCAGCTGTATCTGCATAACATTCCATAATTTTCTCTATATTGTGCTCATTCCATCCTTCTATCCATTTATCAACTGTTTCCTGAACAGGAGATTTTCCTTTCTTTTCCATTTTTCCTCCTATAGCTGTTTAAATGTGTCTTCAATTGCATTTAATGTTGTCGCTATATCCTCATCGCTATGGGCTGTGCTTAAGAAAGAAGCCTCAAACTGCGATGGAGCAAGGTATACACCTTTTTCCAGCATTAATTTATAAAACTTATTAAATAATTCAAGGTCTGAGGATTTTGCATCAGCAAAGTTTTTGACTTCTTTATCTGTAAAGAACATGGTTATCATAGAACCGACTCTATTTACTGTGGCTTTTATTCCGTATTTATCAATCAGTTCTTTCATTCCTTCTTCTAATTTTGCACCTTTTTGGTCTAATTCTTCATAAGGAGATTTTTCCTTCAGAATCTGGAGTTGTCTTAAGCCTGCTGCCATTGCAAGAGGATTTCCTGATAGTGTTCCTGCCTGATAAACAGGTCCTTCAGGTGCTACATATTTCATAATTTCCGCTTTTCCACCGTAAGCACCCACAGGTAATCCTGCTCCTATTACTTTACCCATTGTGGTCAGGTCAGGCTCTATTCCATAAAGCTCCTGTGCACCTCCAAGAGCAAGTCTAAAACCTGTCATAACTTCATCCCATATTAGAAGAGCCCCATATTCCTTTGTGATATCTCTTAATCTCTGGTGGTATTCTTTAGATGGAGCAACAACTCCCATATTCCCTGCGACTGGCTCTATAATTACACAGGCAATATCATCTCCATGTTTTCTGAATGCTTCTTCTACAGCATCTATATCGTTATAAGGAAGAACTATTGTAAGCTGGGCAAGTTCTTCAGGGATTCCCGGTGTTCCCGGTATACCCAGTGTAGCAACCCCTGAACCTGCAGAAACCAGTAAACTATCACCATGTCCGTGATAGCAGCCCTCAAATTTTATGATTTTCTTCTTGCCAGTATACCCTCTGGCAAGTCTTATAGCAGACATTGTGGCTTCTGTTCCTGAGTTCACAAATCTAACCATTTCAACAGATGGAACAGCCTCAACAACAGCCTTTGCCATTTCTATTTCAAGCTCTGTTGGAGCTCCAAAACTTGTCCCATAGTTTGAGACCTGTTTTATTGCATTTATTATCTGGTCATGGGCATGTCCAAGAATAAGAGGTCCCCATGAAAGCACATAATCTATAAATTCATTTCCGTCAACATCCCATACTCTACTACCTTTTCCTTTGACTATAAATAATGGCTCCATCCCAAGTGCTTTAAATGCCCTCACAGGGGAGTTAACACCACCTACCAGATATTTTTGTGCTTCTTTGAATAACTCTTTAGATTTTTCTGTTTTCATGCCCTCTACCTTCAAAATTTTTTATTGAAAATTATACCAGAATAAGATGTTGACATTGCCGAGATATATTCTAAAATAAAATTACTGGGGGAGGTTATATGGATATAAAAAGGGTTGTAAATAAGCTTAACCATATGGATTTTTTAATACTGGATCAGAGGGGGAATGTTATTTATTCTTCTAACCATAAGGAAAATCCATTAAAAAAAATAATCCCTGAAATTCAGATCGTTTCTTCTATATCCAATGAACTGGTTAAAAATTTAGGGAGAGGAGATATATTTACTATAGGTTTTAGCTCGCTGGAAGGAAATATACTGGTGGTAACTGATTCAAATTTTCATATAGCCGTTTTATTGAATAAAGATGAAAATATAGAAAAAATAGAAAAAGAGATACAGGCATCTTTGAATTAATAGATATTTTCAGGTTCTCCTTCTGGTCTTGTTTTCCATCTTTTGTGAACCCAGAAATACTGGTCTGGATACTGCTGTGCTGCTTTTTCAACTTCTTTTGTGTAAAGAGCAGTTAGATTTCTGATATCTTCTTCTTCATTTCCAGAAGGAGAAAAATCTATTTTTTTGATAAATATATTCAATTTGTTATTTTTATCATACACTCCGTATGCAAAATATATAGGAAGTTTAAATTTGACAGCTAATTTTGCTGGAAACGTAACCGTTGATGCTGGGAGCCCAAAAAAATCAACAAATACGCCTCTATGTCTTAAGGCATTCTGATCAACAAGAAAGGAAATAGTTTTCCCTTCTCTAATAGCCTTTATAAAGTCCTTTAAAGGCTGGTCATGGAATATTATTTTTATTCCTGCTTCCTGTCTTATAGAAGTTATAAGGTCATTTAGTTTTTTATTTTTCATTCTATAGGCAAGGGAAATAAGTTTTTCTGTTTCAGAAGCTATACAGGCTCCACCTAATTCCCAATTCCCAATATGTGCAGATGTTAATATCTTTGCTCCTTTTTCCTGTAGATATTCTTTCCCTTCAACTATCTGATAAATTTGGGATAACTGATCTGATTTTTTGTATTCTGGGATTTTGGGGAATTCGGCCAATACTTTTCCGATGTTTTGGAGAGAAGCCTTCCCTGTTTGTAATTTCCAGTTTTTATCTTTTTCAGGAAAGGCTATATCAAGATTTTTTAAAATAACATCCTTTCTATATCCTAAATTCCAGAATAAATTTCCTATAGCTTTACCGGTTTTTAATGCTTTTTCTCTATCTAATTTTTTTAAAACAGAAAAAAAAGAAGAGGCAAGAAGATAGGACATATTAAATCTCGCCTAATTTTTTCAGTGCTTTTACTGCCCTTTCAAATATTTTTTTGTCTGTTGGATATGTGAGCATATTTTCAACTTCCTCAAATGGAACAAATTTGGCTTCATCTATCTCTTCTTTTTGAGGAACAATATCGCCGCCTACATATTTCATAAGGTAGTAATAAACAAATTTGTGAATTCTGGATAGCTCCATGCTATACCAGTAATCTACTTCTCCAAGATATTCAACTATTTCTGCATCAACCCCTGTTTCCTCTTTTACTTCTCTAAGGGCTGCCTGGTCTCTTGGTTCTCCCCTTTCAATGTTTCCTTTTGGAAAACTCCATCTGTTTTTTACTCTAATAAGAAGAATTTCAAGTTTACCTTCCTCATTTTTTCTGTAAACTACTCCACCTGCAGAAAATTCCCATTTTGTTTCCATTCACCCACCTCACTTTTATTTCATATACATTAATATGAAAATAGTTATTATAACCGAACCGATTATATTCATAAAGAACCCTACTTTTACCATCTTATTAATGGGAATAACACGGCTTCCATAAATAATTGCGTTTGGGGGAGTGGCTATTGGCAACATAAAAGCATAACTTGCAGCAATTATAATACCAAAAATCGGATAAAAAAGGTCAATATTCATTTCTTTTAAGATACCTATCAGGATGGGGGCAAATGTAATTACTGTTGCGGTGTTTGAACTAATTTCTGTAAGGAAAATCATTGAAATGATAAGAATAAATATAAAAAGCACTGTCATTTCAGGAGACACAACAGCTGCAACATGTTTTCCAATATAGGCTGCAAGTCCTGTTTTTATAATTAATTTTCCAAGGGCAATACCACCACCAAACAGCAGTATTGTATCCCAGTCAAGTTCCCTTAAGTCTCTGGCTGTTAATGTTCCTTCCCCTTTTCTTGCAGGCAAGAGAAATAGTAAAAATCCTGCTATTAAAGCCACAACAGCCTCAGGTATATGTGCTTTCAGAAATTTGTATAATTCCTGATTGCCAAGTAGGTTTGCAAGCCCCGGTAATATCCATAAAAATGCAGCAAGAAAAAAGACAAAAATAGTATTTTTCTCTCCCAGAGAAACCCTTGGAAGTGTTTTTTTCTCAGAATATATAAGCTGTTTTATTTTTTCCGGTTCAAAACTGAAATTTCTTATATGGAATTTTATATAAATGAGCATTGCCAAATAACTGAGAATTGTAATTGGAGCAGTCAATAAAAACCATTTTAAAAAATCAACGTCATAACCAGCTTCTTTTAGAAATCCTGCACCTATCAGATTAGTAGGTGTCCCGATTAAAGTAGTTGCTCCACCTATTGATGCAGCATAGGCAACAGAAAGCAAAGCAAAAACAGCAAATCCATTCAGATTTTTAATCTTTTTTGTCTTGAACATATTAATTATTCCCAGAACAAGAGGCAGTAGCATTGCTGTAGTTGCGGTATTACTGACCCACATTGAGAGTAAAAAGGCAATTAGAGAAAATCCTGCTATCAGCCTGATGGGACTTTTTATGAAAAAATCTTTTGAAAGCAGATTGAGGGCAAATCTCCTGTCTAATCCATGTTTGGTCATTGCCTGTGCAATCAAGAAACTACCTATAAACAGGAGAATAACAGGATGTCCAAGACTGAGAAATGCCTGTTTTATGTTAACCACTCCAAGAATAACGGCAACAGTAACACCAAGAAGGGCTGTCATTGAAAGGGGTATAACCTCTGTAAGCCAGAATACAAGACAAAAACCCATTATAGCAAAAACAATATGAGCATCTCGGGACAAATCCATAGGGGTTATGTATATAATTGCAGCAACAAGAGGTGCTAATATAAGACCTATTTCTTTTCTGTAATAGCTTAGCTTAGACAGGCTCATTGCTCTTCATCTTCAACCCTGATTATTACAGTTTTTCTTCTAATTATATTTTGGGCTTCTATCTCTTTGATTGCTTTCTGGATGTTATTTTCTGAAGCTGTATGTGTAAGAATTACCAGAGGGACTACTTTGTCATTTTCTTTTTCTGTTAAGGATAGAACTTTTTCTTTTTGGATTACTGCTGCAATGCTTATGTTGTATTTGGCAAAAACTGCAGCTACTTTTGCCAGAATTCCTGTTATATCTGGAACAGTAAATCTAAGGTAGTATCTTGTATAAAAATCATCTGCCTTGGTAATTGAAAGGTCTTTGTGCTCCCAGTTCATAGATGTAATTTCTATCTCTCTACCAACTCCAAGGGCAATGCTTTTTGCTATATCAACAATATCGCTTACCACTGAGCTGGCTGTTGGCAGGCTACCTGCTCCTTTACCGTAAAACATTGTTTCTCCTACGCTATCTCCTTCTACCAT carries:
- a CDS encoding lysophospholipid acyltransferase family protein → MSYLLASSFFSVLKKLDREKALKTGKAIGNLFWNLGYRKDVILKNLDIAFPEKDKNWKLQTGKASLQNIGKVLAEFPKIPEYKKSDQLSQIYQIVEGKEYLQEKGAKILTSAHIGNWELGGACIASETEKLISLAYRMKNKKLNDLITSIRQEAGIKIIFHDQPLKDFIKAIREGKTISFLVDQNALRHRGVFVDFFGLPASTVTFPAKLAVKFKLPIYFAYGVYDKNNKLNIFIKKIDFSPSGNEEEDIRNLTALYTKEVEKAAQQYPDQYFWVHKRWKTRPEGEPENIY
- the hemL gene encoding glutamate-1-semialdehyde 2,1-aminomutase; its protein translation is MKTEKSKELFKEAQKYLVGGVNSPVRAFKALGMEPLFIVKGKGSRVWDVDGNEFIDYVLSWGPLILGHAHDQIINAIKQVSNYGTSFGAPTELEIEMAKAVVEAVPSVEMVRFVNSGTEATMSAIRLARGYTGKKKIIKFEGCYHGHGDSLLVSAGSGVATLGIPGTPGIPEELAQLTIVLPYNDIDAVEEAFRKHGDDIACVIIEPVAGNMGVVAPSKEYHQRLRDITKEYGALLIWDEVMTGFRLALGGAQELYGIEPDLTTMGKVIGAGLPVGAYGGKAEIMKYVAPEGPVYQAGTLSGNPLAMAAGLRQLQILKEKSPYEELDQKGAKLEEGMKELIDKYGIKATVNRVGSMITMFFTDKEVKNFADAKSSDLELFNKFYKLMLEKGVYLAPSQFEASFLSTAHSDEDIATTLNAIEDTFKQL
- a CDS encoding NUDIX hydrolase, translated to METKWEFSAGGVVYRKNEEGKLEILLIRVKNRWSFPKGNIERGEPRDQAALREVKEETGVDAEIVEYLGEVDYWYSMELSRIHKFVYYYLMKYVGGDIVPQKEEIDEAKFVPFEEVENMLTYPTDKKIFERAVKALKKLGEI
- a CDS encoding nuclear transport factor 2 family protein — encoded protein: MEKKGKSPVQETVDKWIEGWNEHNIEKIMECYADTAELYDPKIKEIYPETLTLVGKENIKKYYEIILKVFPQIKIQPLGLWIKGHDALLEYYIYTAEDAKADVVSKFYLNKEYKIQGHFVYYGLSYKEVKEEDKTE
- the nrdR gene encoding transcriptional regulator NrdR; amino-acid sequence: MKCPNCGSLEDKVVDTRQSKDGTVIRRRRECLDCGFRFTTYERYEEEKIIVKKKNGTTEAFNKDKIIRGIRLASKNRPVSEKQMIEIADEIEKYLLEEGKLVVESTEIGDLVQEKLKKIDPVAYLRFKSVYNEFQDISDFEKALKEIEEKEKEEG
- a CDS encoding DASS family sodium-coupled anion symporter, whose protein sequence is MSLSKLSYYRKEIGLILAPLVAAIIYITPMDLSRDAHIVFAIMGFCLVFWLTEVIPLSMTALLGVTVAVILGVVNIKQAFLSLGHPVILLFIGSFLIAQAMTKHGLDRRFALNLLSKDFFIKSPIRLIAGFSLIAFLLSMWVSNTATTAMLLPLVLGIINMFKTKKIKNLNGFAVFALLSVAYAASIGGATTLIGTPTNLIGAGFLKEAGYDVDFLKWFLLTAPITILSYLAMLIYIKFHIRNFSFEPEKIKQLIYSEKKTLPRVSLGEKNTIFVFFLAAFLWILPGLANLLGNQELYKFLKAHIPEAVVALIAGFLLFLLPARKGEGTLTARDLRELDWDTILLFGGGIALGKLIIKTGLAAYIGKHVAAVVSPEMTVLFIFILIISMIFLTEISSNTATVITFAPILIGILKEMNIDLFYPIFGIIIAASYAFMLPIATPPNAIIYGSRVIPINKMVKVGFFMNIIGSVIITIFILMYMK
- a CDS encoding type II toxin-antitoxin system death-on-curing family toxin; this encodes MFSTKLVKEIHKEIIRSTGGSFGIRDENLLESSLKVPFQTFGKEDLYETAIEKAAKLLETIIKNHPFIDGNKRVAYVLFRLFLEENGYVLTATEEEKYNLIMSIASGKIPYKQIVEWTRRHSSKIQS